The following are encoded together in the Streptomyces flavofungini genome:
- a CDS encoding PH domain-containing protein — METGTGSGPGGATGERDAPPVWTGLPRGVLTMRRMLLVVWLVPIGVALGVLLGLFAGPGWAAFAALPLGLTAWGWVLLGRNWRSWRYAERADDLLISRGVLWREETIVPYGRMQLVEVTSGPVERYFGLAGVQLHTAAAATDARIPGLDPQEAERLRDRLTELGEARSAGL, encoded by the coding sequence ATGGAGACCGGGACGGGGTCGGGGCCAGGGGGAGCCACGGGGGAGCGCGACGCGCCGCCCGTGTGGACCGGGCTGCCGCGCGGAGTGCTGACCATGCGCCGGATGCTGCTCGTGGTGTGGCTGGTGCCGATCGGCGTGGCGCTCGGCGTGCTGCTCGGTCTGTTCGCCGGGCCCGGGTGGGCGGCCTTCGCGGCGCTGCCGCTCGGCCTCACGGCCTGGGGCTGGGTGCTGCTCGGGCGCAACTGGCGCTCGTGGCGGTACGCCGAGCGGGCCGACGACCTCCTCATCAGCCGGGGCGTGCTGTGGCGCGAGGAGACGATCGTGCCGTACGGCCGCATGCAGCTCGTCGAGGTCACGTCCGGCCCCGTGGAGCGGTACTTCGGCCTGGCCGGCGTCCAGCTGCACACGGCCGCGGCCGCCACGGACGCCCGCATCCCCGGCCTCGACCCCCAGGAGGCCGAGCGCCTGCGCGACCGCCTCACGGAGCTCGGCGAGGCCCGATCGGCGGGGCTGTGA
- a CDS encoding PH domain-containing protein, which yields MSERRLHPVTPLRRAWAPVAVLVGWAFHDPDGTQRRLSELTAATLALGATAVVVGGALYGFLSWWFTHFAVTDTELRIRTGLLFRRTAHIRLDRLQAVDVTQPLAARLVGVAKLKLDVIGTEKKDELAYLDEKHAAALRAELLARAAGFAPETAREVGEAPVRNLLHVDPRMLAVSLLLTGAPWVLLVAALVVPTVLWLITHNAWTVIATALPMLGGAFASSVGRFIAEYDWRVGESPDGLRIDHGLLDKAHETVPPGRVQTVHVVEPMLWRRLDWVRVELDVAGSSNSVLVPVAPRALAESVIAQVLPGARVPAASELSRPPDRAAWCVPVWWRGYGLSVTDAVFAARHGLLRRRLSLVPHAKVQSVRLTQGPWERFKDVADVKVDTGADKTVTARLRSTEEATELLRAQAERSRTGRREALPDRWMVGGAGG from the coding sequence GTGTCCGAACGGCGGCTGCACCCCGTCACGCCCCTGCGCCGCGCCTGGGCGCCGGTCGCGGTCCTCGTCGGCTGGGCCTTCCACGACCCGGACGGCACCCAGCGCCGCCTGTCCGAGCTGACGGCGGCGACGCTCGCGCTCGGCGCCACGGCCGTGGTGGTGGGCGGAGCTCTGTACGGCTTCCTGAGCTGGTGGTTCACGCACTTCGCCGTTACGGACACGGAGCTGCGCATCCGCACCGGACTGCTGTTCCGGCGCACCGCGCACATCCGCCTCGACCGGTTGCAGGCCGTCGACGTGACGCAGCCGCTCGCGGCCCGCCTCGTGGGCGTGGCCAAGCTCAAACTGGACGTGATCGGCACCGAGAAGAAGGACGAGCTGGCCTACCTGGACGAGAAGCACGCCGCCGCGCTGCGCGCCGAACTGCTCGCGCGGGCGGCGGGTTTCGCCCCGGAGACGGCCCGCGAGGTCGGCGAGGCGCCCGTGCGGAACCTGCTGCACGTGGATCCCCGCATGCTCGCCGTGTCGCTGCTCCTGACCGGCGCGCCCTGGGTGCTCCTGGTGGCCGCGCTGGTCGTGCCGACGGTGCTGTGGCTGATCACGCACAACGCGTGGACGGTCATCGCGACGGCGCTGCCGATGCTGGGCGGCGCGTTCGCGAGCAGTGTGGGCCGGTTCATCGCGGAGTACGACTGGCGGGTGGGCGAGTCGCCCGACGGCCTGCGCATCGACCACGGGCTGCTCGACAAGGCGCACGAGACGGTGCCGCCGGGGCGTGTGCAGACGGTGCACGTGGTCGAGCCGATGCTGTGGCGGCGCCTGGACTGGGTGCGCGTCGAGCTGGACGTGGCCGGTTCGTCGAACAGCGTCCTGGTGCCGGTCGCCCCGCGCGCGCTCGCCGAGTCGGTGATCGCGCAGGTGCTGCCCGGGGCGCGGGTACCGGCGGCGAGCGAACTGTCCCGCCCGCCGGACAGGGCCGCGTGGTGCGTCCCGGTGTGGTGGCGCGGCTACGGCCTCTCGGTCACCGACGCGGTCTTCGCCGCCCGCCACGGCCTCCTCCGGCGCCGCCTCTCCCTGGTCCCGCACGCGAAGGTGCAGAGCGTACGACTGACCCAGGGCCCCTGGGAACGCTTCAAGGACGTCGCCGACGTGAAGGTGGACACGGGGGCCGACAAGACGGTCACAGCCCGCCTACGGAGCACGGAGGAGGCCACCGAACTCCTGCGCGCCCAGGCGGAACGCTCCCGCACGGGGCGGCGGGAGGCGCTGCCGGATCGGTGGATGGTGGGTGGGGCGGGGGGTTGA
- a CDS encoding ABC transporter substrate-binding protein — protein MNSRTRRARRMAGAATAVVALTAGLTACGGDSLEDDKGSDGGKGKIVVGSARFTEQKVLAELYAGVLRDAGYDASVKTVQNREVYEPELKKGTIDVAPEYAATLTEFLNLKKNGADAKPLASSDLDATYGELTKLAGARGLKALPAGEAVDQNAFAVTADYAKEHKLKTLSDLGKSGEKVRIAAGDECETRPFCAPGLKKKYGIDVAGIDPKGVGTTQSKQAVKNGTDQLVLTTTTDATLKNFGLVILEDDKKLQNADNILPVVNEKEAGDKKIAAALAKVTKTLTTDDLIELNRKVDAEREKEADVAKEYLESKGLIKK, from the coding sequence ATGAACAGCAGGACGCGTCGCGCGCGACGGATGGCAGGGGCGGCCACGGCCGTCGTGGCGCTGACCGCGGGGCTGACCGCGTGCGGCGGCGACAGCCTGGAGGACGACAAGGGGTCCGACGGCGGCAAGGGCAAGATCGTGGTCGGCTCGGCGCGGTTCACCGAGCAGAAGGTGCTCGCCGAGCTGTACGCGGGCGTCCTGCGCGACGCCGGGTACGACGCGTCGGTCAAGACCGTGCAGAACCGCGAGGTGTACGAGCCCGAGCTGAAGAAGGGCACCATCGACGTCGCGCCCGAATACGCCGCCACCCTCACGGAATTCCTCAACCTGAAGAAGAACGGCGCGGACGCGAAGCCGCTCGCCTCCAGCGATCTCGACGCGACCTACGGAGAGCTCACGAAGCTCGCCGGCGCGCGCGGCCTGAAGGCGCTCCCGGCGGGCGAGGCCGTGGACCAGAACGCCTTCGCGGTGACCGCGGATTACGCCAAGGAGCACAAGCTCAAGACGCTTTCCGATCTTGGAAAGTCCGGCGAGAAGGTCCGGATCGCCGCCGGTGACGAATGCGAGACGCGGCCGTTCTGCGCGCCCGGCCTGAAGAAGAAGTACGGCATCGACGTCGCCGGAATCGACCCCAAGGGCGTCGGCACCACCCAGTCCAAGCAGGCCGTGAAGAACGGCACGGACCAGCTCGTCCTGACGACGACCACGGACGCGACGCTGAAGAACTTCGGCCTCGTGATCCTGGAGGACGACAAGAAGCTCCAGAACGCCGACAACATCCTTCCCGTGGTCAACGAGAAGGAGGCGGGCGACAAGAAGATAGCCGCGGCGCTCGCCAAGGTCACCAAGACGCTCACGACCGACGATCTCATCGAACTCAACCGCAAGGTCGACGCGGAGCGCGAGAAGGAGGCGGATGTCGCCAAGGAGTATCTGGAGTCCAAGGGGCTGATCAAGAAGTAG
- a CDS encoding ABC transporter permease: protein MNAISGAYDWLTTSANWQGEKGVWHRLAEHLYFSGVCLAVACLIALPIAMVLGHIGKGGALAVNISNVGRAVPTLAVLILLTLTPLGEHGDLPTLIALVLFAVPPLLTNAYIGMREVDRSVVEAARGMGMSGRQLFARVELPLAYPLIMTGVRSAAVQVVATATLAAMAGEGGLGRIITAGFNLQNTPQVVAGAFLVALLALAVEGVLVLAGWIFDPMRGRARVSE from the coding sequence ATGAACGCGATATCCGGTGCCTACGACTGGCTGACCACGTCCGCCAACTGGCAGGGCGAGAAGGGGGTGTGGCACCGGCTCGCCGAGCATCTGTACTTCAGCGGCGTGTGCCTCGCCGTGGCCTGCCTGATCGCGCTGCCGATCGCCATGGTGCTCGGCCACATCGGCAAGGGCGGCGCGCTCGCGGTCAACATCTCCAACGTGGGCCGTGCGGTGCCCACGCTCGCCGTCCTCATCCTGCTCACCCTCACCCCGCTCGGCGAGCACGGGGACCTGCCGACGCTCATCGCGCTGGTCCTCTTCGCCGTGCCGCCGCTGCTCACCAACGCCTACATCGGCATGCGCGAGGTGGACCGGTCGGTGGTCGAGGCGGCGCGCGGCATGGGCATGAGCGGGCGCCAGCTGTTCGCGCGCGTCGAACTGCCGCTCGCGTACCCGCTGATCATGACGGGCGTCCGGTCGGCGGCGGTGCAGGTCGTCGCCACGGCCACGCTCGCCGCGATGGCGGGGGAGGGGGGCCTCGGGCGGATCATCACGGCCGGGTTCAACCTCCAGAACACTCCGCAGGTCGTCGCCGGTGCCTTCCTGGTGGCGCTGCTCGCGCTGGCCGTGGAGGGCGTCCTGGTCCTCGCCGGGTGGATCTTCGATCCGATGCGGGGGCGGGCCCGTGTGAGCGAGTGA
- a CDS encoding ABC transporter permease, translated as MSKRDCLVANDWICGEYVRSRSQELIDATVEHVAITAASVAIGVAVALPLALLARRWRFLAAPILGVTTVLYSIPSLAMFSLLLPFFGLSASLVVTGLVLYSLTILVRNILAGLQAVPEEAREAAKGMGYGPLRLLWEVELPLALPALLAGVRITTVSTVALTTVGAIVDYGGLGTLILDGLDTQFKAQVLTASALCVALAIAADLLLLALQRLLTPWTRAHRIRPGRFARKADAAKSVAKVAEPV; from the coding sequence GTGAGCAAGCGCGACTGCCTGGTGGCGAACGACTGGATCTGCGGGGAGTACGTCCGGTCCCGCAGCCAGGAATTGATCGACGCGACGGTGGAGCACGTGGCGATCACGGCCGCGTCGGTGGCGATAGGAGTGGCCGTCGCGCTGCCCCTGGCGCTGCTCGCGCGCCGCTGGCGCTTCCTCGCGGCACCGATTCTCGGCGTCACGACCGTGTTGTACTCGATTCCGTCCCTGGCGATGTTCTCGCTGCTGCTTCCGTTCTTCGGCCTGTCGGCGTCCCTGGTCGTCACGGGCCTCGTGCTGTATTCGCTGACGATCCTCGTGCGGAACATCCTCGCGGGACTCCAGGCGGTTCCCGAAGAAGCCAGAGAAGCCGCCAAGGGGATGGGATACGGCCCGCTCCGGCTGCTGTGGGAAGTGGAATTGCCCCTCGCACTTCCGGCATTGCTCGCCGGAGTGCGGATCACGACGGTCTCCACGGTCGCCCTCACCACCGTCGGCGCGATCGTGGACTACGGCGGCCTCGGCACGCTGATCCTCGACGGCCTCGACACCCAGTTCAAGGCGCAGGTGCTCACGGCATCGGCGCTGTGCGTCGCGCTCGCCATCGCGGCCGACCTGCTGCTCCTCGCCCTCCAGCGGCTCCTGACGCCCTGGACCCGAGCTCATCGAATACGACCGGGCCGCTTCGCGCGCAAGGCGGACGCGGCCAAGAGCGTGGCCAAGGTGGCTGAGCCCGTATGA
- a CDS encoding ABC transporter ATP-binding protein: protein MIRFENVTKRYADGTTAVDDLSFEVSEGELVTLVGPSGCGKTTTMKMVNRLIEPTSGRIFLDGDDISGIDPVQLRRRIGYVIQQVGLFPHKTVLDNTATVPHLLGVKRAKARERAAELLDLVGLDPATFGDRYPEQLSGGQRQRVGVARALAADPPVLLMDEPFGAVDPVVREHLQNEFLRLQQAVRKTVLFVTHDIEEAVRLGDRIAVYGHGRIEQFDTPSTVLGAPATEYVADFVGADRGLKRLSVTPIEEGDLEQPPVVHLDDPLPKEFDADARWAVVLDGENNLHGWLSAEHARVGTGTVGEHARRMEAWLPVGASLKQAFSTMLQHDAGWIAVIDEKSEGRFLGVLTPARLHEALRRSTAADARDIPREAVELETVASVPGA, encoded by the coding sequence ATGATCCGGTTCGAGAACGTGACCAAGCGGTACGCGGACGGCACAACGGCCGTCGACGACCTGTCCTTCGAGGTCAGCGAGGGTGAACTGGTCACGCTCGTCGGCCCGTCGGGCTGCGGCAAGACCACGACGATGAAAATGGTGAACCGGCTCATCGAGCCCACCAGCGGGCGGATATTCCTCGACGGCGACGACATATCCGGAATCGACCCCGTCCAACTCCGGCGCCGAATCGGCTATGTCATCCAGCAGGTCGGTCTGTTCCCGCACAAGACGGTCCTGGACAACACGGCGACCGTGCCGCACCTGCTCGGCGTGAAGCGCGCCAAGGCCCGCGAGCGCGCCGCCGAACTCCTCGACCTCGTCGGCCTCGACCCGGCCACCTTCGGCGACCGCTATCCCGAGCAGCTCTCCGGCGGCCAGCGCCAACGCGTGGGCGTGGCAAGGGCCCTGGCGGCCGACCCGCCGGTGCTCCTGATGGACGAGCCGTTCGGCGCGGTCGACCCGGTGGTGCGCGAGCACCTGCAGAACGAGTTCCTCCGCCTCCAGCAGGCCGTGCGCAAGACCGTGCTGTTCGTCACGCACGACATCGAGGAGGCCGTCCGCCTCGGCGACCGCATCGCCGTCTACGGCCACGGCCGGATCGAGCAGTTCGACACCCCCTCGACCGTCCTCGGTGCCCCCGCGACCGAGTACGTCGCCGACTTCGTGGGGGCGGACCGGGGTCTGAAGCGGCTCTCGGTGACCCCCATCGAGGAGGGCGACCTGGAGCAGCCGCCCGTCGTGCACCTCGACGACCCGCTGCCCAAGGAGTTCGACGCGGACGCCCGCTGGGCCGTCGTCCTGGACGGCGAGAACAACCTGCACGGCTGGCTCTCCGCCGAGCACGCGCGCGTGGGCACCGGCACGGTGGGCGAGCACGCCCGCCGGATGGAGGCGTGGCTGCCGGTGGGCGCGAGCCTGAAGCAGGCGTTCTCGACGATGCTCCAGCACGACGCGGGCTGGATCGCGGTGATCGACGAGAAGAGCGAGGGCCGGTTCCTCGGGGTGCTCACCCCGGCCCGGCTGCACGAGGCGCTGCGCCGCTCGACAGCGGCGGACGCGCGGGACATCCCGCGCGAGGCGGTGGAGCTGGAGACGGTGGCCTCGGTGCCGGGGGCCTGA
- a CDS encoding alpha/beta hydrolase, whose amino-acid sequence MGLTSNKVLALAVALAVLLFIGTIWLWPRLARRSWRAVTGRVGLLLATQLAVFASVGLSANQAFGFYATWADLFGQETAQGVVVDHDAMKGEKGPVRVVDTKSVDVPGGGIPRVGGQIQKIDIQGRNSKIASPAYVYLPPEYFQPQFKHRTFPAAAVLTGYPGTAEALIKGLHYPQTAHRQAKDGKMQPMILVMLRPTVAPPRDTECVDIPGGPQSETFFAKDLPDAISAHYRVGKKPDSWGIIGDSTGGYCALKVAMHHPGVYGAAVGLSAYYKAAQDVTTGNLFHGDKDLERRADLMWYLDHMPPPKTSLLVTTSKKGEGNFKDTKKFIDKVKAPTRVSSITLESGGHNFNTWRREIPASLVWMSGRLTGGSDVR is encoded by the coding sequence ATGGGTCTCACGAGCAATAAGGTGCTGGCACTTGCGGTAGCGCTGGCCGTGCTGCTGTTCATCGGCACGATCTGGCTCTGGCCGCGGCTCGCACGCCGCAGCTGGCGCGCCGTCACCGGCCGCGTCGGGCTGCTGCTCGCCACGCAGCTTGCCGTCTTCGCGTCGGTCGGCCTCTCCGCCAACCAGGCGTTCGGCTTCTACGCCACCTGGGCCGACCTGTTCGGCCAGGAGACGGCGCAGGGCGTGGTCGTGGACCACGACGCCATGAAGGGCGAGAAGGGGCCCGTCCGGGTGGTCGACACCAAGTCCGTCGACGTACCCGGCGGCGGCATCCCCCGTGTGGGCGGACAGATCCAGAAGATCGACATCCAGGGCCGGAACTCCAAGATCGCCAGCCCCGCGTACGTGTATCTGCCGCCGGAGTACTTCCAGCCGCAGTTCAAGCACCGCACCTTCCCCGCCGCCGCCGTCCTCACCGGCTACCCCGGCACCGCGGAGGCCCTCATCAAGGGACTGCACTACCCGCAGACGGCCCACCGGCAGGCCAAGGACGGCAAGATGCAGCCGATGATCCTGGTCATGCTGCGGCCGACCGTGGCGCCGCCCCGGGACACCGAGTGCGTGGACATCCCCGGCGGCCCGCAGTCCGAGACGTTCTTCGCCAAGGACCTGCCGGACGCCATCTCCGCGCATTACCGGGTCGGCAAGAAGCCCGACAGCTGGGGCATCATCGGCGACTCCACGGGCGGCTACTGCGCCCTGAAGGTCGCCATGCACCACCCCGGCGTGTACGGCGCCGCGGTCGGCCTGTCCGCGTACTACAAGGCCGCCCAGGACGTGACGACCGGCAACCTGTTCCACGGCGACAAGGACCTGGAGCGGCGCGCCGACCTGATGTGGTACCTCGACCACATGCCGCCGCCCAAGACCTCCCTCCTGGTGACCACCAGCAAGAAGGGCGAGGGCAACTTCAAGGACACCAAGAAGTTCATCGACAAGGTCAAGGCACCGACCCGGGTGTCGTCGATCACCCTGGAGAGCGGGGGCCACAACTTCAACACCTGGCGGCGTGAGATCCCGGCGTCGCTGGTGTGGATGAGCGGACGGCTGACCGGAGGGTCGGACGTGCGCTGA
- a CDS encoding phosphatidylglycerol lysyltransferase domain-containing protein: MSGAVPGGNDGGDRGLRRFFRGPRPEAVPVLAARICTLVALLNIAAGVFPRFRRSRLHTFAEVLPGALGPFAAALALSCGVLLLLLAHGLRRHKRRAWRAAVVLLPAGAVAQFAYRHSFIGAAISLALLALLLRHRGEFAALPDPRSRWRALANFVLLGAGSIALGLVIVSVHPDKVVGDPGIADRLTHVLYGLFGLEGPVGYTGRTSWTVGFSLGALGMLTALTTIYLAFRPEHPAARLTQDDESRLRELLAKHGGRDSLGHFALRRDKGVVFSPSGKAAVTYRVVSGVMLASGDPIGDVEAWPGAIERFMDEAKAHSWTPAVMGCSETGGEVWTRETGLDALELGDEAVVDVADFSLSGRAMRNVRQMVKRIERNGYETRVRRIRDLGEKELERIKRAAEDWRGTDTERGFSMALGRIGDPNDGDCLIATAHKADEKPGPYGDLKAVIHFVPWGKDGVSLELMRRDRSADPGMNELLIVAALQAAPKLGIERISLNFAMFRAALARGEKLGAGPVLRAWRGLLVFLSRWFQIESLYKFNAKFRPRWEPRFVVYRSSRDLPRIGFAAMQAEGFVTFGMPRFLRRAIAQRRPCPHQTAQTAEREVRAA, encoded by the coding sequence ATGTCGGGTGCGGTTCCAGGAGGCAACGACGGCGGCGACCGAGGGCTGCGCCGGTTCTTCCGCGGCCCCCGCCCCGAAGCCGTCCCGGTCCTCGCGGCGAGAATCTGCACCCTCGTCGCGCTCCTGAACATCGCCGCCGGCGTCTTCCCCCGCTTCCGGCGCAGCCGGCTGCACACCTTCGCGGAGGTCCTGCCGGGCGCCCTCGGCCCCTTCGCGGCCGCGCTCGCGCTGAGCTGCGGCGTCCTGCTGCTCCTGCTCGCGCACGGACTGCGGCGGCACAAGCGCCGGGCCTGGCGGGCCGCCGTGGTGCTGCTGCCCGCGGGCGCGGTGGCGCAGTTCGCGTACCGGCACTCCTTCATCGGCGCGGCGATCTCCCTCGCGCTGCTCGCTCTGCTCCTGCGCCACCGCGGTGAGTTCGCCGCGCTGCCCGACCCGCGCAGCCGCTGGCGCGCCCTCGCCAACTTCGTGCTCCTGGGCGCCGGCTCCATCGCGCTCGGCCTGGTCATCGTGAGCGTCCACCCGGACAAGGTCGTGGGCGACCCGGGCATCGCGGACCGGCTCACCCACGTCCTGTACGGCCTGTTCGGCCTCGAGGGGCCCGTCGGCTACACCGGCAGGACCTCCTGGACGGTCGGCTTCTCCCTCGGCGCCCTCGGCATGCTGACCGCCCTCACCACCATCTACCTGGCCTTCCGCCCCGAGCACCCGGCGGCACGGCTCACCCAGGACGACGAGAGCCGACTGCGTGAGCTGCTCGCCAAGCACGGCGGCCGCGACTCCCTCGGCCACTTCGCGCTCCGCCGCGACAAGGGCGTCGTCTTCTCGCCCAGCGGCAAGGCCGCCGTCACCTACCGCGTCGTCTCCGGCGTGATGCTCGCGTCGGGCGACCCGATCGGCGACGTGGAGGCCTGGCCGGGCGCCATCGAGCGCTTCATGGACGAGGCCAAGGCACACTCCTGGACGCCCGCCGTCATGGGCTGCTCCGAGACCGGCGGCGAGGTCTGGACCCGCGAGACGGGCCTGGACGCCCTGGAGCTCGGGGACGAGGCGGTGGTGGATGTCGCGGATTTCTCCCTGTCCGGGCGCGCGATGCGCAACGTGCGCCAGATGGTCAAGCGGATCGAGCGCAATGGCTACGAGACCCGCGTGCGGCGCATCCGTGACCTCGGCGAGAAGGAGCTGGAGCGCATCAAGCGCGCCGCCGAGGACTGGCGCGGCACCGACACCGAGCGCGGCTTCTCCATGGCCCTCGGCCGCATCGGCGACCCGAACGACGGCGACTGCCTGATCGCGACGGCCCACAAGGCCGACGAGAAGCCCGGACCCTACGGCGACCTGAAGGCCGTCATCCACTTCGTGCCGTGGGGCAAGGACGGCGTGTCCCTGGAGCTGATGCGCCGCGACCGCTCGGCCGACCCGGGCATGAACGAGCTGCTCATCGTCGCCGCCCTGCAGGCCGCGCCGAAGCTCGGCATCGAGCGGATCTCCCTGAACTTCGCGATGTTCCGGGCCGCGCTCGCGCGCGGCGAGAAGCTGGGCGCGGGCCCGGTCCTGCGGGCCTGGCGCGGACTGCTCGTGTTCCTGTCGCGCTGGTTCCAGATCGAGTCCCTGTACAAGTTCAACGCGAAGTTCCGGCCGCGCTGGGAGCCCCGCTTCGTCGTCTACCGCTCCAGCCGCGACCTGCCGCGGATCGGTTTCGCGGCGATGCAGGCCGAGGGCTTCGTCACGTTCGGCATGCCGCGCTTCCTGCGCCGTGCCATCGCGCAGCGCCGCCCCTGCCCGCACCAGACGGCCCAGACCGCCGAGCGGGAGGTACGGGCGGCGTAG
- the folP gene encoding dihydropteroate synthase, with protein sequence MVTLRGRGTVEGLPQWDRCAVMGVVNVTPDSFSDGGRWFDTTAAVKHGIDLVAQGADLVDVGGESTRPGATRVDEDEELRRVVPVVRGLAAEGVTVSVDTMRARVAREALAAGAVLVNDVSGGLADPDMVPSVAAARAPFVVMHWRGFLSDIHARPVYEDVVSEVVDELHARVQAAIDGGIAPEHIVVDPGLGFSKDAEHDLALLARLDRLHTLGRPVLVAASRKRFLGRVLAGPEGAPPPARERDAATAAVSAIAAHQGAWAVRVHEVRATADAVRVARAVTGAAGEAGAQ encoded by the coding sequence ATGGTGACGTTGCGCGGGCGGGGAACGGTCGAGGGGCTGCCTCAGTGGGACCGCTGTGCGGTCATGGGGGTGGTGAACGTGACTCCCGACTCCTTCTCCGACGGCGGCCGGTGGTTCGACACCACGGCCGCCGTCAAGCACGGCATCGACCTGGTCGCCCAGGGCGCCGACCTGGTCGACGTGGGCGGCGAGTCGACCCGCCCCGGCGCCACGCGCGTGGACGAGGACGAGGAGCTGCGGCGCGTCGTCCCCGTCGTACGGGGCCTGGCCGCCGAGGGCGTCACGGTCTCTGTGGACACCATGCGGGCCCGCGTGGCCCGGGAGGCGCTCGCCGCGGGGGCGGTGCTCGTGAACGACGTCTCCGGAGGCCTCGCCGACCCGGACATGGTGCCGTCGGTCGCGGCCGCCCGGGCGCCCTTCGTGGTCATGCACTGGCGCGGCTTCCTCAGTGACATCCACGCCCGCCCCGTGTACGAGGACGTGGTCTCCGAAGTCGTCGACGAGCTCCACGCGCGCGTGCAGGCCGCCATCGACGGCGGGATCGCCCCCGAGCACATCGTCGTCGACCCCGGCCTCGGCTTCTCCAAGGACGCCGAGCACGACCTGGCGCTCCTCGCCCGCCTCGACCGGCTGCACACGCTCGGCCGCCCCGTCCTGGTCGCCGCCTCCCGCAAGCGTTTCCTCGGCCGGGTCCTCGCGGGCCCCGAGGGCGCGCCGCCCCCCGCGCGGGAGCGCGACGCGGCCACGGCCGCGGTGTCCGCGATCGCCGCGCACCAGGGCGCCTGGGCGGTGCGGGTGCACGAGGTGCGGGCCACGGCGGACGCGGTGCGGGTCGCACGCGCGGTCACCGGCGCGGCCGGGGAGGCGGGCGCTCAGTGA
- a CDS encoding nuclear transport factor 2 family protein yields the protein MTHARTDVEQVELANTAFYEALERGDFDGVSDLWLDAADLADAETYTGPQDADGDTGAGTAAAGGPGGTADPDSADEGTDTASDGPAISCVHPGWPVLTGRGEVLRSYALIMANTEYIQFFLTDLRVSVAGDTALVTCTENILSGGPAPQDGDELGPLVGQLVVATNVFRRTAGGWKLWSHHASPVLAESGDEEDGETPA from the coding sequence GTGACGCACGCGCGAACGGACGTCGAGCAGGTCGAGCTCGCCAACACCGCCTTCTACGAGGCCCTGGAGCGCGGTGACTTCGACGGCGTCTCGGACCTGTGGCTGGACGCCGCGGACCTGGCCGACGCCGAGACGTACACCGGGCCGCAGGACGCGGACGGCGACACCGGCGCGGGCACGGCGGCCGCCGGGGGCCCCGGAGGCACCGCCGACCCCGACAGCGCCGACGAGGGCACGGACACCGCGTCGGACGGCCCCGCGATCTCCTGCGTGCACCCGGGCTGGCCGGTGCTCACGGGCCGCGGCGAGGTCCTCAGGTCGTACGCCCTGATCATGGCCAACACGGAGTACATCCAGTTCTTCCTCACCGACCTGCGCGTCAGCGTGGCCGGTGACACGGCCCTGGTGACCTGCACGGAGAACATCCTCAGCGGGGGCCCCGCACCGCAGGACGGCGACGAGCTCGGGCCGCTCGTGGGACAGCTCGTGGTCGCCACGAACGTGTTCCGGCGCACGGCCGGTGGCTGGAAACTGTGGTCGCACCACGCGTCACCCGTGCTTGCCGAATCCGGTGACGAAGAGGACGGCGAGACACCCGCATGA
- the folB gene encoding dihydroneopterin aldolase, producing MDRVALRGLKARGHHGVYPREREEGQTFIVDLVLGLDTRAAAADDDLAKTVHYGIVAEEVVAVVEGEPVNLIETLSERIAQACLKHDGVLEVEVTVHKPDAPITVPFDDVTVTITRSRV from the coding sequence GTGGATCGTGTCGCGCTGCGTGGCCTGAAGGCGCGCGGGCACCACGGTGTGTACCCGCGGGAACGCGAGGAGGGCCAGACCTTCATCGTGGACCTGGTCCTCGGCCTGGACACCCGGGCGGCCGCGGCCGACGACGACCTGGCGAAGACCGTGCACTACGGCATCGTGGCGGAGGAGGTCGTGGCCGTCGTCGAGGGCGAGCCGGTCAACCTCATCGAGACGCTCTCCGAGCGCATCGCCCAGGCCTGCCTGAAGCACGACGGCGTCCTGGAGGTCGAGGTCACGGTCCACAAACCGGACGCCCCGATCACCGTCCCGTTCGACGACGTGACCGTCACCATCACCCGGAGCCGCGTATGA